In Triticum urartu cultivar G1812 chromosome 6, Tu2.1, whole genome shotgun sequence, the following proteins share a genomic window:
- the LOC125517422 gene encoding uncharacterized protein LOC125517422 isoform X4: protein MCGRGEKEDWDAGIISRHRRASATAATLASTDDAMEQFCPWILHPLCASSLDTTLPLLQPQLAPMTPCMQQVKMRGERAQNGIRHHLGTPLFCCCDPTTDDAMEQVKFVLLACYHLKVLFSSPTPDGRGWQGRLGPTPLLRRRSSGLGGGPRAALGPGGALQGAGRRHGGDGAHNLVFLDLEHNNSEATRFDADGRREVHGLDGCVAADVRRGEATARPLPLAPQHTGCGARVRWLPLSSGGDNIE from the exons ATGTGCGGCAGGGGAGAAAAGGAAGATTGGGATGCCGGCATCATCTCTAGACACCGCCGCGCTTCTGCTACTGCTGCAACCCTAGCTAGCACCGACGACGCCATGGAGCAA TTTTGCCCGTGGATTCTTCATCCCCTCTGTGCATCATCTCTGGACACCACTCTTCCGCTGCTGCAACCCCAGCTAGCACCGATGACGCCATGCATGCAGCAAGTCAAG ATGCGTGGGGAGAGAGCGCAGAATGGGATCCGGCATCATCTTGGAACGCCGCTCTTCTGCTGCTGCGACCCTACCACCGACGACGCCATGGAGCAAGTCAAg TTCGTTCTGCTTGCTTGCTATCATCTGAAAGTGTTGTTCTCATCACCAACCCCAGATGGGCGGGGCTGGCAAGGACGTCTTGGACCTACTCCTCTTCTGCGCCGCCGCTCGAGCGGCCTCGGCGGAGGCCCCCGCGCTGCACTAGGTCCCGGAGGGGCTCTCCAAGGCGCCGGCCGCCGCCATGGAGGAGATGGCGCACACAATTTAGTATTCTTAGACCTTGAGCATAACAATTCTGAAGCCACTC GGTTCGACGCTGACGGACGTCGAGAGGTTCATGGACTTGACGGTTGCGTTGCTGCCGATGTACGGAGAGGCGAAGCTACTGCTCGTCCTCTACCTCTGGCACCCCAGCACACGG GGTGCGGGGCACGTGTACGATGGCTTCCTCTGTCCAGTGGTGGTGACAACATCGAGTGA
- the LOC125517422 gene encoding uncharacterized protein LOC125517422 isoform X1 — MCGRGEKEDWDAGIISRHRRASATAATLASTDDAMEQVKAWFPDDTVSSCKHVQFCPWILHPLCASSLDTTLPLLQPQLAPMTPCMQQVKMRGERAQNGIRHHLGTPLFCCCDPTTDDAMEQVKFVLLACYHLKVLFSSPTPDGRGWQGRLGPTPLLRRRSSGLGGGPRAALGPGGALQGAGRRHGGDGAHNLVFLDLEHNNSEATRFDADGRREVHGLDGCVAADVRRGEATARPLPLAPQHTGCGARVRWLPLSSGGDNIE; from the exons ATGTGCGGCAGGGGAGAAAAGGAAGATTGGGATGCCGGCATCATCTCTAGACACCGCCGCGCTTCTGCTACTGCTGCAACCCTAGCTAGCACCGACGACGCCATGGAGCAAGTAAAG GCTTGGTTCCCTGATGATACGGTTTCCTCATGCAAACATGTGCAGTTTTGCCCGTGGATTCTTCATCCCCTCTGTGCATCATCTCTGGACACCACTCTTCCGCTGCTGCAACCCCAGCTAGCACCGATGACGCCATGCATGCAGCAAGTCAAG ATGCGTGGGGAGAGAGCGCAGAATGGGATCCGGCATCATCTTGGAACGCCGCTCTTCTGCTGCTGCGACCCTACCACCGACGACGCCATGGAGCAAGTCAAg TTCGTTCTGCTTGCTTGCTATCATCTGAAAGTGTTGTTCTCATCACCAACCCCAGATGGGCGGGGCTGGCAAGGACGTCTTGGACCTACTCCTCTTCTGCGCCGCCGCTCGAGCGGCCTCGGCGGAGGCCCCCGCGCTGCACTAGGTCCCGGAGGGGCTCTCCAAGGCGCCGGCCGCCGCCATGGAGGAGATGGCGCACACAATTTAGTATTCTTAGACCTTGAGCATAACAATTCTGAAGCCACTC GGTTCGACGCTGACGGACGTCGAGAGGTTCATGGACTTGACGGTTGCGTTGCTGCCGATGTACGGAGAGGCGAAGCTACTGCTCGTCCTCTACCTCTGGCACCCCAGCACACGG GGTGCGGGGCACGTGTACGATGGCTTCCTCTGTCCAGTGGTGGTGACAACATCGAGTGA
- the LOC125517422 gene encoding uncharacterized protein LOC125517422 isoform X3 encodes MCGRGEKEDWDAGIISRHRRASATAATLASTDDAMEQVKFCPWILHPLCASSLDTTLPLLQPQLAPMTPCMQQVKMRGERAQNGIRHHLGTPLFCCCDPTTDDAMEQVKFVLLACYHLKVLFSSPTPDGRGWQGRLGPTPLLRRRSSGLGGGPRAALGPGGALQGAGRRHGGDGAHNLVFLDLEHNNSEATRFDADGRREVHGLDGCVAADVRRGEATARPLPLAPQHTGCGARVRWLPLSSGGDNIE; translated from the exons ATGTGCGGCAGGGGAGAAAAGGAAGATTGGGATGCCGGCATCATCTCTAGACACCGCCGCGCTTCTGCTACTGCTGCAACCCTAGCTAGCACCGACGACGCCATGGAGCAAGTAAAG TTTTGCCCGTGGATTCTTCATCCCCTCTGTGCATCATCTCTGGACACCACTCTTCCGCTGCTGCAACCCCAGCTAGCACCGATGACGCCATGCATGCAGCAAGTCAAG ATGCGTGGGGAGAGAGCGCAGAATGGGATCCGGCATCATCTTGGAACGCCGCTCTTCTGCTGCTGCGACCCTACCACCGACGACGCCATGGAGCAAGTCAAg TTCGTTCTGCTTGCTTGCTATCATCTGAAAGTGTTGTTCTCATCACCAACCCCAGATGGGCGGGGCTGGCAAGGACGTCTTGGACCTACTCCTCTTCTGCGCCGCCGCTCGAGCGGCCTCGGCGGAGGCCCCCGCGCTGCACTAGGTCCCGGAGGGGCTCTCCAAGGCGCCGGCCGCCGCCATGGAGGAGATGGCGCACACAATTTAGTATTCTTAGACCTTGAGCATAACAATTCTGAAGCCACTC GGTTCGACGCTGACGGACGTCGAGAGGTTCATGGACTTGACGGTTGCGTTGCTGCCGATGTACGGAGAGGCGAAGCTACTGCTCGTCCTCTACCTCTGGCACCCCAGCACACGG GGTGCGGGGCACGTGTACGATGGCTTCCTCTGTCCAGTGGTGGTGACAACATCGAGTGA
- the LOC125517422 gene encoding uncharacterized protein LOC125517422 isoform X7, with the protein MCGRGEKEDWDAGIISRHRRASATAATLASTDDAMEQVKAWFPDDTVSSCKHVQFCPWILHPLCASSLDTTLPLLQPQLAPMTPCMQQVKMRGERAQNGIRHHLGTPLFCCCDPTTDDAMEQVKGSTLTDVERFMDLTVALLPMYGEAKLLLVLYLWHPSTRGAGHVYDGFLCPVVVTTSSDACWS; encoded by the exons ATGTGCGGCAGGGGAGAAAAGGAAGATTGGGATGCCGGCATCATCTCTAGACACCGCCGCGCTTCTGCTACTGCTGCAACCCTAGCTAGCACCGACGACGCCATGGAGCAAGTAAAG GCTTGGTTCCCTGATGATACGGTTTCCTCATGCAAACATGTGCAGTTTTGCCCGTGGATTCTTCATCCCCTCTGTGCATCATCTCTGGACACCACTCTTCCGCTGCTGCAACCCCAGCTAGCACCGATGACGCCATGCATGCAGCAAGTCAAG ATGCGTGGGGAGAGAGCGCAGAATGGGATCCGGCATCATCTTGGAACGCCGCTCTTCTGCTGCTGCGACCCTACCACCGACGACGCCATGGAGCAAGTCAAg GGTTCGACGCTGACGGACGTCGAGAGGTTCATGGACTTGACGGTTGCGTTGCTGCCGATGTACGGAGAGGCGAAGCTACTGCTCGTCCTCTACCTCTGGCACCCCAGCACACGG GGTGCGGGGCACGTGTACGATGGCTTCCTCTGTCCAGTGGTGGTGACAACATCGAGTGATGCCTGTTGGAGCTGA
- the LOC125517422 gene encoding uncharacterized protein LOC125517422 isoform X8 encodes MHAASQDAWGESAEWDPASSWNAALLLLRPYHRRRHGASQDGRGWQGRLGPTPLLRRRSSGLGGGPRAALGPGGALQGAGRRHGGDGAHNLVFLDLEHNNSEATRFDADGRREVHGLDGCVAADVRRGEATARPLPLAPQHTGCGARVRWLPLSSGGDNIE; translated from the exons ATGCATGCAGCAAGTCAAG ATGCGTGGGGAGAGAGCGCAGAATGGGATCCGGCATCATCTTGGAACGCCGCTCTTCTGCTGCTGCGACCCTACCACCGACGACGCCATGGAGCAAGTCAAg ATGGGCGGGGCTGGCAAGGACGTCTTGGACCTACTCCTCTTCTGCGCCGCCGCTCGAGCGGCCTCGGCGGAGGCCCCCGCGCTGCACTAGGTCCCGGAGGGGCTCTCCAAGGCGCCGGCCGCCGCCATGGAGGAGATGGCGCACACAATTTAGTATTCTTAGACCTTGAGCATAACAATTCTGAAGCCACTC GGTTCGACGCTGACGGACGTCGAGAGGTTCATGGACTTGACGGTTGCGTTGCTGCCGATGTACGGAGAGGCGAAGCTACTGCTCGTCCTCTACCTCTGGCACCCCAGCACACGG GGTGCGGGGCACGTGTACGATGGCTTCCTCTGTCCAGTGGTGGTGACAACATCGAGTGA
- the LOC125517422 gene encoding uncharacterized protein LOC125517422 isoform X2, whose amino-acid sequence MCGRGEKEDWDAGIISRHRRASATAATLASTDDAMEQAWFPDDTVSSCKHVQFCPWILHPLCASSLDTTLPLLQPQLAPMTPCMQQVKMRGERAQNGIRHHLGTPLFCCCDPTTDDAMEQVKFVLLACYHLKVLFSSPTPDGRGWQGRLGPTPLLRRRSSGLGGGPRAALGPGGALQGAGRRHGGDGAHNLVFLDLEHNNSEATRFDADGRREVHGLDGCVAADVRRGEATARPLPLAPQHTGCGARVRWLPLSSGGDNIE is encoded by the exons ATGTGCGGCAGGGGAGAAAAGGAAGATTGGGATGCCGGCATCATCTCTAGACACCGCCGCGCTTCTGCTACTGCTGCAACCCTAGCTAGCACCGACGACGCCATGGAGCAA GCTTGGTTCCCTGATGATACGGTTTCCTCATGCAAACATGTGCAGTTTTGCCCGTGGATTCTTCATCCCCTCTGTGCATCATCTCTGGACACCACTCTTCCGCTGCTGCAACCCCAGCTAGCACCGATGACGCCATGCATGCAGCAAGTCAAG ATGCGTGGGGAGAGAGCGCAGAATGGGATCCGGCATCATCTTGGAACGCCGCTCTTCTGCTGCTGCGACCCTACCACCGACGACGCCATGGAGCAAGTCAAg TTCGTTCTGCTTGCTTGCTATCATCTGAAAGTGTTGTTCTCATCACCAACCCCAGATGGGCGGGGCTGGCAAGGACGTCTTGGACCTACTCCTCTTCTGCGCCGCCGCTCGAGCGGCCTCGGCGGAGGCCCCCGCGCTGCACTAGGTCCCGGAGGGGCTCTCCAAGGCGCCGGCCGCCGCCATGGAGGAGATGGCGCACACAATTTAGTATTCTTAGACCTTGAGCATAACAATTCTGAAGCCACTC GGTTCGACGCTGACGGACGTCGAGAGGTTCATGGACTTGACGGTTGCGTTGCTGCCGATGTACGGAGAGGCGAAGCTACTGCTCGTCCTCTACCTCTGGCACCCCAGCACACGG GGTGCGGGGCACGTGTACGATGGCTTCCTCTGTCCAGTGGTGGTGACAACATCGAGTGA
- the LOC125517422 gene encoding uncharacterized protein LOC125517422 isoform X6: protein MQTCAVLPVDSSSPLCIISGHHSSAAATPASTDDAMHAASQDAWGESAEWDPASSWNAALLLLRPYHRRRHGASQDGRGWQGRLGPTPLLRRRSSGLGGGPRAALGPGGALQGAGRRHGGDGAHNLVFLDLEHNNSEATRFDADGRREVHGLDGCVAADVRRGEATARPLPLAPQHTGCGARVRWLPLSSGGDNIE from the exons ATGCAAACATGTGCAGTTTTGCCCGTGGATTCTTCATCCCCTCTGTGCATCATCTCTGGACACCACTCTTCCGCTGCTGCAACCCCAGCTAGCACCGATGACGCCATGCATGCAGCAAGTCAAG ATGCGTGGGGAGAGAGCGCAGAATGGGATCCGGCATCATCTTGGAACGCCGCTCTTCTGCTGCTGCGACCCTACCACCGACGACGCCATGGAGCAAGTCAAg ATGGGCGGGGCTGGCAAGGACGTCTTGGACCTACTCCTCTTCTGCGCCGCCGCTCGAGCGGCCTCGGCGGAGGCCCCCGCGCTGCACTAGGTCCCGGAGGGGCTCTCCAAGGCGCCGGCCGCCGCCATGGAGGAGATGGCGCACACAATTTAGTATTCTTAGACCTTGAGCATAACAATTCTGAAGCCACTC GGTTCGACGCTGACGGACGTCGAGAGGTTCATGGACTTGACGGTTGCGTTGCTGCCGATGTACGGAGAGGCGAAGCTACTGCTCGTCCTCTACCTCTGGCACCCCAGCACACGG GGTGCGGGGCACGTGTACGATGGCTTCCTCTGTCCAGTGGTGGTGACAACATCGAGTGA
- the LOC125517422 gene encoding uncharacterized protein LOC125517422 isoform X5, translated as MCGRGEKEDWDAGIISRHRRASATAATLASTDDAMEQVKMRGERAQNGIRHHLGTPLFCCCDPTTDDAMEQVKFVLLACYHLKVLFSSPTPDGRGWQGRLGPTPLLRRRSSGLGGGPRAALGPGGALQGAGRRHGGDGAHNLVFLDLEHNNSEATRFDADGRREVHGLDGCVAADVRRGEATARPLPLAPQHTGCGARVRWLPLSSGGDNIE; from the exons ATGTGCGGCAGGGGAGAAAAGGAAGATTGGGATGCCGGCATCATCTCTAGACACCGCCGCGCTTCTGCTACTGCTGCAACCCTAGCTAGCACCGACGACGCCATGGAGCAAGTAAAG ATGCGTGGGGAGAGAGCGCAGAATGGGATCCGGCATCATCTTGGAACGCCGCTCTTCTGCTGCTGCGACCCTACCACCGACGACGCCATGGAGCAAGTCAAg TTCGTTCTGCTTGCTTGCTATCATCTGAAAGTGTTGTTCTCATCACCAACCCCAGATGGGCGGGGCTGGCAAGGACGTCTTGGACCTACTCCTCTTCTGCGCCGCCGCTCGAGCGGCCTCGGCGGAGGCCCCCGCGCTGCACTAGGTCCCGGAGGGGCTCTCCAAGGCGCCGGCCGCCGCCATGGAGGAGATGGCGCACACAATTTAGTATTCTTAGACCTTGAGCATAACAATTCTGAAGCCACTC GGTTCGACGCTGACGGACGTCGAGAGGTTCATGGACTTGACGGTTGCGTTGCTGCCGATGTACGGAGAGGCGAAGCTACTGCTCGTCCTCTACCTCTGGCACCCCAGCACACGG GGTGCGGGGCACGTGTACGATGGCTTCCTCTGTCCAGTGGTGGTGACAACATCGAGTGA
- the LOC125517422 gene encoding uncharacterized protein LOC125517422 isoform X9, with amino-acid sequence MCGRGEKEDWDAGIISRHRRASATAATLASTDDAMEQVKMRGERAQNGIRHHLGTPLFCCCDPTTDDAMEQVKGSTLTDVERFMDLTVALLPMYGEAKLLLVLYLWHPSTRGAGHVYDGFLCPVVVTTSSDACWS; translated from the exons ATGTGCGGCAGGGGAGAAAAGGAAGATTGGGATGCCGGCATCATCTCTAGACACCGCCGCGCTTCTGCTACTGCTGCAACCCTAGCTAGCACCGACGACGCCATGGAGCAAGTAAAG ATGCGTGGGGAGAGAGCGCAGAATGGGATCCGGCATCATCTTGGAACGCCGCTCTTCTGCTGCTGCGACCCTACCACCGACGACGCCATGGAGCAAGTCAAg GGTTCGACGCTGACGGACGTCGAGAGGTTCATGGACTTGACGGTTGCGTTGCTGCCGATGTACGGAGAGGCGAAGCTACTGCTCGTCCTCTACCTCTGGCACCCCAGCACACGG GGTGCGGGGCACGTGTACGATGGCTTCCTCTGTCCAGTGGTGGTGACAACATCGAGTGATGCCTGTTGGAGCTGA